One Streptococcus gallolyticus subsp. gallolyticus DSM 16831 DNA window includes the following coding sequences:
- a CDS encoding sugar O-acetyltransferase yields the protein MTSEKEKMLAGQLYDAGDAELTAMRLEARQKMKLFNNEDDRDRQREIIKSLFGSTGEKLTMNPRFVCDYGSNIYVGENFYANYNCTMLDVCEIHIGDNAMFGPNCQLLTPLHPLDAKERISGLEYGAPITIGDNAWFGGGVTILPGVTLGDNVVVGAGAVVTKSFGDNVVLAGNPAKIIKTLD from the coding sequence ATGACAAGCGAAAAAGAAAAAATGTTAGCTGGGCAACTATACGATGCTGGGGATGCAGAACTAACTGCCATGCGTCTGGAAGCACGCCAAAAAATGAAGTTGTTCAATAACGAGGACGACCGTGACAGGCAAAGAGAGATCATAAAATCTCTGTTTGGGTCAACAGGTGAAAAATTAACAATGAATCCACGTTTTGTTTGTGATTATGGTTCAAATATTTATGTGGGTGAGAATTTCTATGCCAATTATAACTGTACCATGCTTGATGTCTGTGAGATTCACATTGGCGACAACGCAATGTTTGGACCAAATTGTCAATTGTTAACACCGTTACACCCACTTGATGCCAAAGAACGTATTTCAGGTCTTGAATACGGTGCACCAATCACTATTGGAGATAATGCCTGGTTTGGCGGCGGTGTGACCATTCTACCTGGGGTTACCTTAGGAGACAACGTTGTCGTTGGTGCTGGCGCAGTCGTTACAAAATCTTTTGGCGATAACGTGGTTCTCGCTGGAAATCCTGCAAAAATCATAAAAACGCTTGATTAA
- a CDS encoding ribonuclease HII — translation MATVKEIKEALAAIESLDDARWQDYESDGRAGVQKAIQQRKKAIQADIDEDLRLENMLRYEKELYQQGYQAIAGIDEVGRGPLAGPVVTACVILPKNCKIKHLNDSKKIPKKHHEEIYQEILARALGIGIGIVDNNVIDQINIYEATKVGMLQAINQLKGVVTKPDYLLIDAMHLETSIPQQSLIKGDANSLSIAAASIVAKVTRDRMMADYANDYPGYAFEKNVGYGTKEHLEGLKKYGITPIHRKTFEPIKSMLKES, via the coding sequence ATGGCGACCGTTAAAGAAATCAAAGAAGCGCTAGCAGCGATTGAGAGCCTTGATGACGCACGCTGGCAAGATTATGAGTCAGATGGTCGTGCAGGTGTCCAAAAGGCGATTCAGCAGCGTAAAAAAGCCATTCAAGCGGATATTGATGAAGACTTGCGCTTGGAAAATATGCTGCGCTACGAAAAAGAACTTTATCAACAGGGTTACCAAGCCATTGCTGGGATTGATGAAGTTGGTAGAGGACCATTAGCAGGACCTGTTGTCACAGCGTGCGTTATTCTTCCAAAAAATTGTAAAATTAAACACCTCAATGATTCTAAAAAAATTCCTAAGAAGCACCATGAGGAAATTTATCAAGAAATCCTTGCGCGTGCTCTAGGAATTGGAATCGGAATTGTTGACAATAATGTCATTGACCAAATTAATATCTACGAAGCTACAAAAGTCGGTATGTTGCAAGCCATTAATCAACTGAAAGGTGTGGTGACAAAACCTGATTATCTTTTAATTGATGCCATGCATTTGGAAACTTCGATCCCACAACAATCACTCATCAAAGGTGATGCCAACTCCTTATCAATTGCAGCGGCTTCTATCGTTGCTAAAGTAACACGTGACCGCATGATGGCTGACTATGCCAATGATTATCCTGGGTATGCCTTTGAAAAAAACGTTGGCTATGGAACCAAAGAGCACTTAGAAGGCCTAAAAAAATATGGCATCACACCAATTCACCGTAAAACATTCGAACCAATAAAATCCATGCTAAAGGAGTCTTAA
- a CDS encoding FtsX-like permease family protein, with translation MFYAKLAWSNLKKSVNIFGPFLLTSTILFLLNCSTLLILFSPVGKSMSYGAATLGLSIVVLFIFSIIMEIYSYNFLLKQRSREFGLYNILGMNRFQISLVSTIELIVIFVGVIILGSLLSAVFSQLFYLIFINLLHYNQLVMTLSPAAFISTAFAFAAIFFFLELISLFNIRRSSPLALFRRQEQGEKEPRGNILFALLSIICLSSGYYLSISSTRIAALVVLYRFFIAVVLVIIGTYLFYISFMTWYLKRRRKNKKYFYQPEHFVTTAQMIFRMKQNAVGLANITLLAVMAFVTIATTTSLYVNTQKQADDMFPKDTQITIYSTTDTDAEAFFKTAVIDKLDKPESDYITYYTGSSVIPVSTDKEITITDQDIDTPDMAKMGSLYIMTQDDFKNLGNSLPTLKENQSAFYVQKGNSQLKKLTLFGKEFDNVENLRSVIFPDIANTYNPALLIVSDKNVLNELQELFTQHNFQFQSNFTGYADLSKAEIAKITNDDGYISDETGQYLDSDGNAATGIVDTKSSFLEDMYGFTGGFLFTGFLLGISFLLGAALIIYYKQRSEGIEDKKSYKILQEVGMGEKEVKRAINSQILLVFFMPLGFAVLHFAVALVMLKQMLLMFGVTSSSMIYTVSGITILSITVIYFFIYKFTSRTYYKIIER, from the coding sequence ATGTTCTATGCTAAATTAGCTTGGTCAAACCTCAAAAAATCTGTCAATATTTTTGGACCATTTTTACTCACAAGCACCATTTTATTTCTTCTAAATTGTTCAACCTTGCTGATTTTATTTAGCCCTGTTGGAAAAAGCATGTCATATGGTGCCGCAACACTTGGCTTATCCATTGTTGTCCTTTTTATCTTCTCGATTATCATGGAGATTTACAGTTATAATTTCCTTTTAAAACAAAGAAGTAGGGAATTCGGGCTTTATAACATCCTTGGGATGAACAGGTTTCAAATCAGTCTTGTATCGACTATTGAACTGATTGTTATTTTTGTGGGTGTGATTATCTTAGGAAGCCTTTTATCAGCTGTCTTTTCACAATTGTTTTATTTGATTTTTATTAATCTTTTACACTATAATCAGTTGGTAATGACTTTATCACCAGCAGCGTTTATTAGCACAGCGTTTGCATTCGCTGCAATCTTCTTTTTCCTAGAACTTATCAGCCTCTTTAATATCCGTCGTTCATCGCCACTAGCTTTATTTAGGAGGCAAGAACAGGGTGAAAAAGAGCCACGCGGCAATATTCTCTTTGCGTTGTTAAGCATCATTTGCTTAAGCTCAGGTTATTATCTTTCAATTTCTTCAACGAGAATAGCTGCGCTTGTCGTCCTATATCGTTTCTTTATCGCGGTTGTTCTTGTTATCATTGGAACGTACCTTTTTTACATCAGTTTTATGACTTGGTACCTAAAACGCCGTCGTAAAAACAAAAAATATTTTTACCAACCTGAACATTTCGTAACCACAGCACAAATGATTTTCCGAATGAAACAAAATGCTGTCGGACTTGCTAATATTACGCTACTAGCCGTTATGGCTTTTGTAACGATTGCCACAACAACGTCTTTGTATGTCAATACTCAAAAACAAGCCGACGATATGTTCCCAAAAGACACTCAAATTACAATCTATTCGACGACTGATACAGATGCGGAAGCTTTTTTCAAAACAGCAGTTATCGATAAATTAGATAAACCAGAAAGTGACTATATCACCTACTATACTGGTTCCTCAGTAATTCCAGTATCAACTGATAAAGAAATCACAATAACAGACCAAGATATAGACACTCCTGATATGGCAAAAATGGGCTCTTTATATATCATGACCCAAGATGATTTTAAAAATTTAGGTAATAGCCTACCAACTTTAAAAGAAAATCAATCTGCCTTTTACGTTCAAAAGGGAAATAGCCAACTGAAAAAATTAACCCTTTTTGGAAAAGAATTTGACAATGTCGAAAATCTAAGAAGTGTTATATTCCCTGATATTGCTAATACTTATAATCCAGCGTTGTTAATCGTTAGTGATAAAAATGTTTTAAATGAACTTCAAGAGCTCTTTACTCAACACAATTTCCAATTCCAAAGTAATTTCACTGGTTACGCTGACCTTTCTAAAGCCGAAATCGCTAAAATTACAAATGATGACGGTTACATTTCAGACGAAACAGGTCAATATCTTGATTCAGATGGCAACGCAGCAACAGGAATTGTCGATACCAAATCATCTTTCCTTGAGGACATGTATGGCTTTACAGGTGGCTTTCTCTTTACAGGATTCTTACTTGGTATTAGTTTCTTGCTTGGTGCAGCCCTAATCATTTACTATAAACAACGTTCTGAAGGGATTGAAGATAAAAAATCGTATAAAATTTTGCAAGAAGTGGGAATGGGAGAAAAAGAAGTGAAGCGAGCAATTAATTCTCAAATTTTACTCGTATTCTTCATGCCACTCGGTTTTGCAGTTTTACACTTCGCCGTAGCGCTTGTCATGCTAAAACAAATGTTACTCATGTTTGGGGTAACAAGCTCAAGTATGATTTATACCGTCAGTGGTATTACAATACTAAGCATCACCGTAATCTATTTCTTCATCTATAAATTCACAAGTAGAACTTACTATAAAATTATTGAACGTTAA
- a CDS encoding ABC transporter ATP-binding protein: MLLEINHLEKVFRTRFSKEVTRALQDVDFKVDENEFIAIMGESGSGKTTLLNILATLEKPTKGSVVLNGKEITKIKESQLAEFRLNNLGFVFQDFNLLDTLSVKDNIFLPLVLGRVNYQEMENRLATLAPKLHIEDLLAKRPFELSGGQKQRVAIARSLITNPQLLLADEPTAALDYRNSEDILNLFEDINNDGQTLLMVTHSANAASHAKRVLFIKDGRIFHQIYRGNKTNQEFSKDISLAMSALLGGE; this comes from the coding sequence ATGTTACTGGAGATTAATCACTTAGAAAAAGTTTTTCGCACACGTTTTTCAAAAGAAGTAACACGTGCTTTGCAAGATGTTGATTTCAAAGTAGATGAAAATGAATTTATCGCTATCATGGGAGAATCTGGTTCTGGGAAAACAACTTTGCTTAATATCTTAGCAACCCTGGAAAAGCCAACGAAAGGTTCTGTTGTTCTAAATGGGAAAGAAATCACAAAAATCAAAGAAAGCCAATTAGCAGAATTTCGTTTAAACAATCTCGGATTCGTCTTTCAAGATTTCAATTTATTAGACACGCTTTCTGTCAAGGATAATATTTTCTTACCATTGGTACTTGGTCGTGTTAACTACCAAGAAATGGAAAATAGACTAGCAACACTCGCTCCAAAACTTCATATCGAAGATTTGTTAGCAAAACGCCCATTTGAATTGTCTGGCGGTCAAAAACAACGTGTTGCTATCGCTCGCAGCCTTATCACAAATCCGCAGTTACTTTTGGCTGATGAACCGACAGCAGCGCTAGATTATCGCAATTCTGAAGATATTCTAAACCTTTTTGAGGATATTAATAATGACGGTCAAACATTGCTTATGGTAACACACTCAGCAAACGCTGCTAGTCATGCTAAACGTGTCCTTTTCATCAAAGATGGTCGCATTTTCCACCAAATTTATCGTGGTAACAAAACCAATCAAGAATTCAGCAAGGATATTTCACTTGCAATGAGCGCACTTCTTGGAGGTGAGTAA
- the topA gene encoding type I DNA topoisomerase, with product MATTTTTKAPTAVKKSSKKTTKKKTAAKKNLVIVESPAKAKTIEKYLGRNYKVVASVGHIRDLKKSSMSIDFENNYEPQYINIRGKGPLINDLKKEAKKSKKVYLASDPDREGEAISWHLAHILDLDENDKNRVVFNEITKDAVKNAFVEPRQIDMDLVDAQQARRVLDRIVGYSISPLLWKKVKKGLSAGRVQSVALKLIIDRENEIKAFKPEEYWTIDGFFKKGTKKFQASFYGIDGKKLKLETNEDVQKVLALLTSDEFTVAKVEKKERRRNAPLPYTTSSLQQDAANKINFRTRKTMMVAQQLYEGISLGKSGTQGLITYMRTDSTRISPIAQNDAANFITERFGEKYSKHGSRVKNASGAQDAHEAIRPSNVNLTPESIAKHLDKDQLKLYTLIWNRFVASQMTAAVFDTMKVNLEQNSVRFTANGSQVKFDGYLAVYNDSDKNKMLPDMVEGDIVKKVSTNPEQHFTQPPARYSEATLIKTLEENGVGRPSTYAPTLDVIQRRYYVRLAAKRFEPTELGEIVNNLIVEFFPDIVDVKFTADMEGKLDEVEEGKQQWQKVIDEFYKPFEKELAKAETEIEKIQIKDEPAGFDCDVCGHPMVIKLGRYGKFYACSNFPECHNTKAITKEIGVTCPVCGKGQVIERKTKRNRIFYGCDRYPECEFTSWDKPVGRSCPKSGDFLVEKKIRGGGKQVVCSNEECDYEEAKIK from the coding sequence ATGGCAACGACGACTACTACAAAAGCCCCAACAGCTGTTAAAAAATCAAGCAAAAAAACAACAAAGAAAAAAACAGCTGCCAAGAAAAATTTGGTTATTGTGGAATCTCCAGCTAAGGCAAAAACAATTGAAAAATATCTCGGACGTAATTATAAAGTTGTAGCCTCAGTAGGACATATCCGCGATTTGAAAAAATCAAGCATGTCTATTGATTTTGAAAATAATTATGAACCACAATATATTAATATTCGTGGTAAAGGTCCATTGATTAACGACCTTAAAAAAGAAGCGAAAAAGTCTAAAAAAGTTTATCTCGCAAGTGACCCGGACCGTGAAGGAGAAGCGATTTCTTGGCACTTAGCTCATATTTTGGACCTTGATGAAAACGACAAAAACCGTGTTGTTTTCAACGAAATCACCAAAGACGCTGTCAAAAATGCTTTTGTTGAACCACGCCAAATCGATATGGATTTAGTAGATGCTCAACAAGCGCGTCGTGTTCTTGACCGTATCGTGGGATATTCTATCTCACCATTGCTTTGGAAAAAAGTTAAAAAAGGTCTTTCAGCAGGACGTGTTCAATCCGTTGCATTAAAACTGATCATTGACCGTGAAAATGAAATCAAAGCCTTTAAACCAGAAGAATACTGGACAATTGACGGTTTCTTTAAAAAAGGAACAAAGAAATTCCAAGCTTCATTTTATGGCATTGATGGTAAAAAATTAAAACTCGAAACGAACGAAGATGTTCAAAAAGTTCTTGCTTTATTGACTAGTGACGAATTTACCGTAGCTAAGGTTGAAAAGAAAGAACGTCGTCGCAATGCACCACTTCCTTATACGACATCATCTCTCCAACAAGATGCTGCTAATAAAATCAACTTCCGTACACGTAAAACCATGATGGTTGCACAGCAATTGTACGAAGGTATCAGTCTTGGTAAGAGCGGAACGCAAGGTTTGATTACCTATATGCGTACTGACTCAACACGTATCAGTCCAATTGCGCAAAATGATGCCGCAAACTTTATCACAGAACGTTTCGGTGAAAAATACTCTAAACACGGTAGCCGTGTTAAAAATGCTTCAGGAGCTCAAGACGCTCACGAAGCCATTCGCCCTTCAAATGTCAATCTAACACCAGAATCAATCGCTAAGCACTTAGATAAAGACCAATTAAAACTCTACACATTGATTTGGAATCGTTTTGTTGCCAGTCAAATGACAGCAGCAGTCTTTGACACAATGAAAGTTAACTTGGAGCAAAATAGCGTACGCTTTACTGCCAATGGTAGTCAAGTAAAATTTGACGGTTACTTAGCCGTATATAACGATTCTGACAAGAATAAGATGTTGCCTGACATGGTTGAAGGTGATATTGTTAAGAAAGTGTCAACAAATCCTGAACAACACTTTACGCAACCACCAGCTCGTTATTCTGAAGCAACACTTATTAAAACATTGGAAGAAAATGGCGTTGGGCGTCCGTCGACTTATGCACCAACACTTGACGTTATCCAAAGACGTTACTATGTTCGCTTAGCTGCGAAACGTTTTGAACCTACGGAACTTGGTGAAATCGTTAATAATTTGATTGTTGAATTCTTCCCTGATATTGTTGATGTCAAATTTACCGCTGATATGGAAGGTAAACTTGATGAAGTCGAAGAAGGCAAACAGCAATGGCAAAAAGTTATCGATGAATTTTACAAACCATTTGAAAAAGAACTTGCCAAAGCCGAAACCGAAATCGAAAAAATTCAAATCAAAGATGAGCCAGCTGGCTTTGATTGTGATGTTTGTGGACACCCAATGGTTATCAAGTTGGGGCGTTATGGTAAATTTTACGCTTGTAGCAATTTCCCAGAGTGTCACAATACAAAAGCAATCACTAAAGAAATCGGCGTGACTTGTCCAGTCTGTGGCAAAGGTCAAGTAATTGAGCGTAAAACCAAACGTAATCGTATTTTCTATGGTTGTGATCGTTATCCTGAATGTGAATTTACATCATGGGATAAACCTGTCGGACGTTCTTGTCCAAAATCTGGAGACTTCTTGGTTGAGAAGAAAATCCGCGGTGGTGGTAAACAAGTCGTCTGCAGCAATGAAGAATGCGACTACGAAGAAGCAAAAATTAAATAA
- a CDS encoding sugar phosphate isomerase/epimerase family protein yields the protein MFPIQLGLKASCDLEQMESRLKYHPDVFEFFTSETDFTASGLQHLREAVQTVKASGVKAIVLHHPMKYQGQFLELVAHPKNKADLVDFINYSTQELLKIARDFDCKVLVHGSYELREKDLLEPFENIEEAQNYLFTRMDEFCELGENHIMFENGISKLFSFGKPEFDQLLAQKGYPLAYDISHAFIYLHGDNKALQCSLETLKKTIIHYHLVDSLGETHDSLTLGHGKINWAEALPLFNEKATSIYEINLKDLNNPIEQLESHAYLTKVAQAINSK from the coding sequence ATGTTTCCAATTCAATTAGGACTAAAAGCTAGTTGCGACCTTGAGCAAATGGAAAGTCGCCTAAAATATCATCCAGATGTCTTTGAATTTTTCACATCTGAAACCGACTTCACTGCTAGCGGCTTACAACACCTTAGAGAAGCTGTTCAAACAGTAAAAGCAAGTGGTGTCAAAGCGATTGTTCTTCATCATCCGATGAAATACCAAGGTCAATTTTTAGAACTTGTGGCGCACCCTAAAAATAAGGCTGATTTAGTCGATTTTATCAACTATTCAACCCAAGAATTATTGAAAATCGCTCGAGATTTCGATTGTAAAGTCTTAGTTCATGGCTCTTATGAACTGCGTGAAAAAGATTTGCTAGAACCTTTTGAAAACATTGAAGAAGCGCAAAATTATCTTTTTACTCGCATGGATGAATTTTGTGAGCTTGGTGAAAATCATATCATGTTTGAAAATGGTATTTCAAAACTATTTTCATTTGGCAAGCCTGAATTCGACCAATTGTTAGCTCAAAAAGGCTATCCACTTGCTTATGATATTTCTCATGCTTTCATTTATCTGCATGGGGATAATAAAGCTTTGCAATGCTCACTAGAAACTTTGAAAAAGACTATTATTCACTATCATTTAGTTGACTCTTTAGGTGAAACGCATGATAGTTTGACACTAGGTCATGGAAAAATCAATTGGGCAGAAGCTCTGCCATTGTTCAACGAAAAAGCCACAAGTATTTACGAGATTAACCTAAAAGATTTAAACAATCCCATTGAGCAGCTTGAAAGCCACGCCTACCTTACAAAAGTAGCACAAGCAATCAATAGTAAGTAG
- a CDS encoding SatD family protein has protein sequence MNYFALIGDIIDSKKIDNRYQVQKTLETCLNELNIEFKDVLVSKLSITLGDEFQGLLTLDAPLFQIIDRINFAMQPYQVRFGLGLGEILTDINPEQSIGADGPAYWHARKAINYIHQKNDYGNTQIAVSFEDDTKVNIINTLIASSEAIKSDWRASQEIILQELLKLGIYDEHFDQQILGKQLELSTSALSKRLKSSNIKVYLRTRNCALNLLKNAGEELN, from the coding sequence ATGAATTATTTTGCATTAATTGGAGATATTATTGATTCCAAAAAAATCGATAATCGTTACCAAGTCCAAAAAACATTGGAGACTTGCCTAAACGAGTTAAATATTGAATTTAAAGATGTCTTGGTTTCAAAATTATCTATCACTTTAGGCGATGAATTTCAAGGATTGTTAACCTTGGACGCCCCTTTATTTCAGATAATTGACCGTATTAACTTCGCAATGCAGCCTTATCAAGTACGTTTTGGTCTTGGTTTAGGAGAAATTCTGACAGATATTAACCCAGAGCAAAGCATTGGCGCTGACGGTCCCGCTTACTGGCACGCTAGAAAAGCAATCAATTACATCCACCAAAAAAATGATTACGGCAATACGCAAATCGCTGTTTCCTTTGAAGATGATACCAAGGTAAACATTATTAATACACTGATTGCCAGTAGCGAAGCAATTAAGTCCGATTGGCGCGCTAGCCAAGAAATTATCTTGCAGGAACTTTTGAAACTTGGCATTTATGATGAGCATTTTGACCAACAAATTTTGGGAAAACAGCTCGAATTAAGCACAAGTGCGCTGTCAAAACGATTGAAAAGCAGCAATATCAAAGTTTACCTACGAACGCGAAATTGTGCGTTAAATCTGCTTAAAAACGCTGGAGAGGAGTTAAACTAA
- the trmFO gene encoding methylenetetrahydrofolate--tRNA-(uracil(54)-C(5))-methyltransferase (FADH(2)-oxidizing) TrmFO — MSQSSYINVIGAGLAGSEAAYQIAKRGIPVKLYEMRGKKATPQHKTDKFAELVCSNSLRGDSLTNAVGLLKEEMRRLDSVIMKAAESTRVPAGGALAVDRDGFSQMVTDEVTNHPLIEVVREEITEIPTDAITVIASGPLTSDALAEKIHELNGGDGFYFYDAAAPIVDKNSIDMDKVYLKSRYDKGEAAYLNCPMTKEEFMAFHEALVNAEEAPLNSFEKEKYFEGCMPIEVMAKRGIKTMLYGPMKPVGLEYPDDYKGPRDGEFKTPYAVVQLRQDNTAGSLFNIVGFQTHLKWGEQKRVFRMIPGLENAEFVRYGVMHRNSYMDSPNLLTETFATRQNPDLFFAGQMTGVEGYVESAASGLVAGINAVRRFKGEEAVIFPQTTAIGSLPHYITHAESKHFQPMNVNFGIVKELDGPRIRDKKERYEKVAERALNDLQDYLNV, encoded by the coding sequence TTGTCTCAATCATCATACATTAACGTTATTGGAGCTGGTTTAGCGGGCTCTGAAGCTGCATATCAGATTGCTAAACGTGGCATTCCAGTAAAACTTTATGAAATGCGTGGTAAGAAAGCAACACCACAACACAAAACAGATAAATTTGCGGAATTGGTCTGCTCAAATTCGCTGCGCGGTGATAGCTTAACAAACGCTGTCGGTCTGCTTAAAGAAGAAATGCGTCGTCTAGACTCTGTTATCATGAAGGCAGCAGAAAGCACGCGCGTCCCCGCTGGTGGTGCTTTAGCGGTTGATCGTGACGGTTTCTCACAAATGGTGACAGATGAAGTGACAAATCACCCACTTATCGAAGTCGTTCGTGAAGAAATCACAGAAATTCCAACTGATGCCATTACTGTTATCGCTAGTGGTCCTTTAACATCAGATGCACTTGCTGAAAAAATTCATGAATTGAACGGTGGCGACGGTTTTTATTTCTATGATGCCGCAGCGCCAATCGTTGATAAAAATTCTATCGATATGGACAAGGTTTATTTGAAATCACGTTACGATAAAGGAGAAGCTGCCTATCTTAACTGTCCAATGACCAAAGAGGAATTTATGGCGTTCCATGAAGCGCTTGTCAATGCCGAAGAAGCTCCGCTTAATAGCTTTGAAAAAGAAAAATATTTTGAAGGTTGTATGCCGATTGAAGTTATGGCAAAACGCGGCATTAAAACAATGCTCTATGGTCCAATGAAGCCTGTTGGCTTAGAATACCCAGATGACTACAAAGGACCTCGTGACGGTGAATTCAAGACACCATATGCCGTTGTTCAATTACGTCAAGATAATACTGCTGGTAGTCTCTTTAACATCGTTGGTTTCCAAACACACCTTAAATGGGGTGAGCAAAAACGTGTTTTCCGCATGATTCCAGGTCTTGAAAATGCCGAATTTGTCCGTTATGGCGTAATGCACCGTAACTCTTACATGGATTCTCCAAATCTTTTGACCGAAACATTTGCCACACGCCAAAATCCAGACCTTTTCTTTGCTGGTCAAATGACAGGGGTTGAGGGATATGTGGAATCAGCTGCTTCAGGGCTAGTTGCTGGTATCAACGCTGTACGTCGTTTTAAAGGAGAAGAAGCGGTTATCTTCCCGCAAACGACTGCTATCGGCTCTCTTCCACATTACATTACACATGCCGAAAGCAAACATTTCCAACCAATGAATGTTAACTTCGGTATCGTTAAAGAGCTTGACGGACCACGTATCCGTGATAAAAAAGAACGTTATGAAAAAGTTGCTGAACGTGCTTTAAACGATTTGCAAGATTATCTTAACGTTTAG
- the dprA gene encoding DNA-processing protein DprA has translation MNNFELFKLKKAGLTNLNILAILDYQEKQEKSLSLRNMAVVSKCKNPILFMEKYKALDTKELRKEFNCFPSVSILDDEYPLELKHCYNPPVLLFYQGNLELLNRPKMAVVGARTASATGTKSVQKIVKELGNHFVIVSGLARGIDTSAHLSALKNGGASIAVIGCGLDVYYPKENKQLQAYMAKNHLVLSEYVAGEAPLKFHFPERNRIIAGLSQGVIVVEAKLRSGSLITCERALEEGRDVFAIPGNILDGKSDGCHHLIKEGAKCVTSGLDILSEYQI, from the coding sequence ATGAATAATTTTGAATTGTTTAAATTAAAAAAAGCAGGATTAACAAATCTTAATATTTTAGCTATTTTAGATTATCAAGAAAAGCAAGAGAAATCACTATCTTTGCGTAATATGGCAGTCGTCTCAAAATGTAAAAATCCTATCCTTTTTATGGAAAAATACAAAGCACTGGACACCAAAGAATTGCGCAAAGAATTTAATTGTTTTCCTAGTGTTTCCATACTAGATGACGAATACCCATTAGAACTCAAACATTGTTATAATCCACCTGTTTTGCTGTTTTATCAAGGAAATTTAGAATTACTTAATCGCCCAAAAATGGCAGTAGTAGGAGCAAGAACAGCATCAGCAACAGGGACAAAATCCGTACAGAAAATTGTCAAAGAACTCGGGAATCATTTTGTTATCGTTAGTGGGTTGGCGCGTGGCATTGATACCAGTGCGCATTTATCAGCTCTAAAAAACGGTGGTGCATCGATTGCCGTTATCGGTTGCGGACTGGACGTTTATTATCCCAAAGAAAATAAGCAGTTGCAGGCGTACATGGCTAAAAATCACCTCGTATTAAGTGAGTACGTAGCAGGAGAAGCACCGCTGAAATTCCATTTTCCAGAGCGAAATCGTATTATTGCAGGGCTATCACAAGGCGTTATCGTAGTAGAAGCTAAGCTGCGCTCAGGCAGTTTGATTACGTGTGAAAGAGCATTGGAAGAAGGACGAGACGTTTTTGCCATTCCAGGAAATATTTTAGATGGAAAATCTGATGGCTGTCATCATTTGATAAAAGAGGGCGCAAAATGCGTCACATCAGGCTTAGATATCCTTTCGGAATATCAAATATAA
- a CDS encoding DUF3307 domain-containing protein: MSITGLSHYLSQNPILTLLLICHFLSDFQLQSQTVADRKNTDKTYLLIHLIWVAVPLILVTIFIPSIWGISLLILLSHSIIDFGKPHVANSFKLNPLVTFLLDQMLHLGIILLLAPLAKGTFLPNFLTGETLNIILFIVLITKPTNVIFKIFFQKYQPEDSQKMDTIPGAGATIGLLERIVMSICIIFNQFASIGLVFTAKSIARYNKISESPTFAEYYLIGSLFSILSVLLSAWICLF; this comes from the coding sequence ATGTCAATCACAGGTCTTTCTCACTACCTTAGCCAAAATCCTATATTAACCCTGTTACTGATTTGTCACTTTTTGTCAGACTTTCAGTTGCAAAGCCAAACAGTTGCCGACCGTAAAAATACCGATAAAACTTATCTTTTGATTCATCTCATTTGGGTAGCTGTTCCGTTAATTTTGGTAACTATTTTTATCCCAAGCATCTGGGGCATTAGCTTGCTTATTTTGCTTAGTCATTCTATTATTGACTTTGGAAAACCTCATGTGGCTAATAGTTTCAAGCTAAATCCGTTGGTAACTTTCCTTTTGGACCAAATGTTACATCTAGGAATTATACTTTTACTTGCCCCGCTTGCTAAAGGAACATTTCTGCCAAATTTCCTAACAGGAGAAACGCTTAATATTATCCTGTTTATCGTCTTGATTACAAAACCAACTAATGTTATTTTCAAGATTTTCTTTCAAAAATACCAGCCAGAGGACAGTCAAAAAATGGACACCATTCCAGGTGCTGGAGCAACGATTGGACTTTTGGAGCGTATTGTGATGAGTATTTGTATCATTTTCAATCAATTCGCCTCAATCGGACTTGTTTTTACTGCTAAATCAATCGCTCGTTATAATAAAATTTCCGAAAGCCCCACATTTGCGGAATACTATCTCATTGGGTCACTTTTCAGCATTTTAAGTGTTTTACTATCTGCTTGGATTTGTTTGTTTTAA